In Microplitis demolitor isolate Queensland-Clemson2020A chromosome 9, iyMicDemo2.1a, whole genome shotgun sequence, one genomic interval encodes:
- the LOC103570126 gene encoding mediator of RNA polymerase II transcription subunit 1, whose amino-acid sequence MDTANGQKPLSGQLSTGGGTGMDKNKEWQMELLMEKLRSKSSAFKSLVETAKNLRMAMLDKRFVIDSVEKSQLQKCLDTLQHSIKVTSLQSMVERLESLSRQLGLKFMMSGPSGTELFISSDMFYLEVLIEPSGIVKDVKIHHEGKTEQQSCEELVSCLSRGDFVDFTAQLEGLASIYQLNADKKVKCKAFSALQSLEADLGGLAQLQTFIKESFNIVHKSPVGILERRKGGHPMKLTYFVSPYDLIDPENRTIEPLSPETVIARKIGHYVTVCLESSTSHKLPTTSILTVNRTSSGKNSPSYAPLTSSNSSLLTACFVLKLPKKMPVCLELINRIQKITEMECTDVSSPQPLLSLIVQHASDGQLDCRNNRGLYVTLPDQQHCYFMTETKSMKGVLVGSIPFTHPAHVPQILSSLRQQALFNTLITSCVRAMARHELEQTTIIEVSALSWQHVSVSLEHPFEETLATAELDLTDISALKCKLYGVSMTNTEQTSEIVSKVLQRCLSIPVTMRALIKIWEGRNTLPKGIASNNNGGNGSSGNSNPGNGMTNGGNYNVNLSRENGHDGSIISDFANGDKIIKTEPNCNGNGSNGLSRQNVTLSLSSSSSASSTSSQSSSTSQQQSFLDAGTENSIGFPSFSGQSDTSVTLNPLKLSALLNQQTKTTITSPGTTTTSTSLTSTPSVSVTASITSPVERKKTRKRKTADGIWRSPKNKNDNNNDSEILVESSSSDSTPLGTPTSRDNANGTRTPTPTSAVNLVTGLDLSSLDTDIAAAAGGSGGDTRSSTDYDIENETDVMEVVHDLPDDYNEVMKRERKSRKSRDDKKSPNIFVDENNKSTLVPPSVSITPISSASGTSSAGAGSSSNSGNSTGNSNIVQQTPNYNSVLTGMGLDRRPGIEIIPISSSTQANLPSSITITPITGATIKPIPTDERRDRKSNKSDDKTRMDKKRKRKRDDSPMGPPDKLPHKSQDPLSKPVSVSIKPTESQSAGGSSSGGNGSGSGSRPSSPATTLRKLNPSPTHTSPLALVGKSSPTLRQSSSISGTGTAAVSTTTSKSMPSPKHSPVYNSPKHSSTGIPVNVSPKHGTSSPKHGSTTSSGKPSMSALKSAANNSPTCGNKNSDSSSSKSKSSSKETRDKDKERKNSSSTSASGSSSSASSSTAATGLFTGNSGQSPKTKSSKLKSVELLPNAGEPPPASGGSTPPSGGGGGAGSSGAGTDVSKSAQQARNRKGSLSAVIDKLKNNAQHVTDDPGNNGSGGSSSSGSGSKTPGSSESGQKERPGTSSAKGEGKSAGKSSPVDAKNSTEYMVKHSSDGMKITINKTRAKDSKAGNMKVSSGVVGSVGSAVSSSSAPSASSSSGNGSPKTHTGLKPGVNSGPASKKPQSQSSSKASGQQGLNVGNKLSASGQRTSIKSGSGSSSGNVLTKSNTKASTGSPKMSSSGATDLSRRDKPARVPKSGDKSSSSSGTGTTGSSGNLFSVKSDVRKASPSPLREESESERAFKILAAHTSMTSVSNYPPLVEGLMKQLDTNFQIPKLSARANASSDSDKKSSDKLTSVGIVADQTGGNKDSLSSKDQKNLSASSNQKSSDILDSNSIRRDIVQAKPDNLSTTALPMLNLTAAMDPSLILPSPSSSAAISSAHEDTPTNLSMQSSDNERDCKDLSITRSSSQFIKTLPSIAGTGSVTEDSVSVDTTDSKSTFSSINSSTTATSSESLNLCTKPADVALNKYNKLDERKVIDSKTSGRTSTPPLTSSAAGDVTNVKAGAGQLEVGEMLLDFSTPKDINKITSVAGIADRSINLQSVSVCRNTPPPPPPPPPPPPPAFPPSPSVSVHIVKSPAPSPRVIPPSPHSVASPCITDDELMDEALVGLGK is encoded by the exons ATGGATACGGCCAATGGCCAGAAGCCTCTCA gTGGACAATTGTCCACTGGAGGAGGCACTGGCATGGATAAAAACAAAGAATGGCAAATGGAATTACTTATGGAGAAATTGAGATCTAAATCATCAGCATTTAAAAGTCTGGTAGAAACGGCTAAGAATCTGCGTATGGCGATGctg GACAAGAGATTTGTAATTGATAGTGTTGAGAAAAGTCAATTGCAGAAATGTTTGGACACTTTACAACATTCTATCAAAGTTACATCACTTCAGTCGATGGTGGAAAGACTCGAAAGTCTTTCAAGACAACTTgg TTTGAAATTCATGATGTCCGGGCCCTCAGGAACAGAACTCTTCATCTCATCCGACATGTTCTACCTAGAAGTCCTCATCGAGCCTTCGGGCATCGTCAAAGACGTCAAAATCCACCACGAAGGTAAAACCGAGCAGCAAAGTTGCGAAGAACTAGTGTCCTGTCTCTCCCGCGGTGACTTCGTCGACTTCACCGCCCAGTTAGAAGGACTGGCTTCAATCTACCAATTAAACGCCGACAAAAAAGTCAAATGCAAAGCCTTCAGTGCACTACAGTCTCTAGAAGCAGACCTCGGAGGCCTAGCCCAGTTGCAAACATTCATAAAAGAGTCATTCAACATCGTCCACAAAAGTCCCGTCGGTATACTCGAGCGCCGCAAAGGCGGACATCCCATGAAATTGACTTACTTCGTGTCCCCATACGATCTAATAGATCCCGAAAATCGTACCATCGAACCACTGAGTCCCGAGACAGTGATAGCCCGCAAAATAGGCCACTACGTCACCGTATGCCTCGAAAGTTCAACGTCCCACAAATTACCAACGACAAGTATCCTGACCGTCAATCGTACGTCGTCAGGAAAAAATTCCCCATCATACGCACCGCTGACCAGTTCAAATTCCTCATTACTGACCGCATGTTTCGTCTTAAAACTACCAAAAAAAATGCCAGTCTGCCTGGAACTGATAAACCGGATCCAGAAAATAACCGAGATGGAGTGCACTGACGTGTCATCACCGCAGCCACTGCTGAGTCTGATTGTCCAGCATGCCAGCGATGGACAACTGGACTGTCGCAACAACCGAGGTCTCTACGTGACACTACCAGATCAGCAGCACTGCTACTTTATGACGGAAACGAAAAGCATGAAGGGTGTTTTGGTCGGCAGCATTCCGTTCACTCACCCAGCGCACGTGCCGCAAATCCTGTCAAGTCTACGTCAGCAGGCGTTGTTCAATACCTTGATAACGAGCTGCGTTCGTGCCATGGCCCGCCATGAATTAGAACAGACGACAATCATCGAAGTAAGTGCGCTGTCATGGCAGCACGTGTCTGTAAGTCTCGAGCATCCGTTCGAAGAGACTCTGGCTACGGCCGAGTTGGATCTGACGGACATATCAGCGCTGAAATGTAAACTGTACGGTGTCAGCATGACCAACACCGAGCAAACTTCCGAAATAGTTAGCAAAGTGCTACAGAGGTGCCTTAGTATCCCAGTGACGATGCGCGCGTTGATTAAAATATGGGAGGGTCGGAATACTTTACCCAAAGGTATCGCGTCGAATAACAACGGAGGCAATGGCAGCAGTGGGAACAGTAATCCAGGCAATGGGATGACAAATGGCGGTAATTATAACGTCAACTTGTCACGGGAAAACGGACACGACGGTTCGATTATTTCGGACTTTGCCAAtggagataaaataataaaaaccgAGCCCAATTGCAATGGGAATGGCAGCAATGGATTGAGTAGACAGAATGTGACATTGTCgttgtcgtcgtcgtcgtcggcTTCATCAACGTCATCGCAATCATCATCAACTTCACAGCAGCAGTCTTTTTTAGATGCCGGAACGGAGAATAGTATCGGGTTCCCGTCGTTTTCCGGCCAATCCGATACATCGGTTACTTTGAATCCATTGAAACTGAGCGCGCTTTTGAATCAGCAGACTAAGACGACGATAACGTCACCTGGTACCACGACGACATCAACATCTTTGACGTCAACTCCATCAGTGTCTGTGACAGCGTCAATAACCTCGCCAGTTGAACGTAAAAAAACGCGGAAGCGCAAGACGGCTGATGGCATCTGGCGCAgtcctaaaaataaaaatgataacaataatgatagtGAGATACTGGTTGAGAGTTCGAGTTCCGACTCGACTCCACTCGGGACACCGACGTCACGGGATAATGCCAACGGCACGCGCACACCAACACCAACGTCGGCTGTCAATCTCGTCACTGGTCTAGATCTCTCGAGTCTTGATACTGACATCGCTGCTGCTGCTGGTGGCAGCGGTGGAGATACCAGAAGCTCGACGGATTATGACATTGAAAACGAGACGGATGTCATGGAAGTGGTCCATGATTTGCCGGATGACTACAACGAAGTTATGAAACGCGAACGCAAGTCAAGGAAAAGTCGCGATGACAAGAAGAGTCcgaatatttttgttgatgaaaataataaaagtacttTGGTACCTCCGTCAGTCAGTATTACCCCGATATCAAGTGCCAGTGGAACTAGTTCTGCTGGTGCTGGCAGCAGCAGTAATTCTGGTAACAGCACTGGGAATAGCAACATCGTCCAGCAAACGCCGAATTACAATTCCGTACTGACGGGAATGGGTTTGGATCGTCGGCCTGGTATTGAAATAATTCCGATATCATCATCGACTCAGGCGAACTTGCCGAGTTCGATAACAATCACGCCGATTACTGGTGCGACGATAAAACCGATTCCTACTGACGAGAGACGCGATCGCAAGAGCAACAAGTCTGATGACAAAACGCGGATGGACAAAAAACGAAAGCGTAAAAGAGATGACAGTCCGATGGGTCCTCCGGATAAATTACCGCATAAGTCCCAGGATCCGCTGTCAAAACCTGTGTCCGTCAGTATCAAGCCAACGGAGTCGCAGTCCGCGGGTGGTAGCAGCAGTGGAGGCAATGGCAGCGGAAGTGGATCCCGTCCATCATCACCGGCGACGACTTTACGTAAATTAAATCCGTCACCGACGCATACCAGTCCTCTGGCACTTGTTGGCAAGTCATCGCCGACATTGAGACAGTCCTCGTCTATTTCTGGAACTGGTACAGCTGCTGTCAGCACGACCACCAGCAAATCAATGCCGAGTCCTAAACATTCTCCAGTTTACAACAGTCCGAAACATTCTTCCACTGGTATACCAGTTAACGTAAGTCCTAAACACGGGACGTCGTCACCGAAACATGGAAGCACCACCAGCTCAGGCAAACCCAGCATGTCTGCATTGAAATCAGCAGCCAACAATTCGCCGACTTGCGGGAACAAAAACAGCGATTCCAGTTCTTCTAAATCCAAGTCTTCGAGTAAAGAAACGCGTGACAAAGACAAGGAACGCAAGAACTCATCATCAACGTCAGCATCTGGATCAAGTTCTTcagcatcatcatcaacaGCAGCAACTGGGCTCTTTACTGGGAACTCTGGTCAGAGTCCTAAGACAAAGTCCAGTAAATTAAAGTCTGTTGAATTGCTGCCTAATGCTGGAGAACCACCACCTGCATCTGGTGGCAGCACTCCGCCATCTGGAGGTGGGGGCGGAGCTGGCAGCAGTGGCGCTGGCACTGATGTCAGTAAATCTGCTCAGCAAGCGAGGAATCGCAAAGGTTCGCTCAGTGCTGTCATTGATAAGTTGAAGAACAATGCGCAGCATGTCACTGATGACCCTGGTAACAATGGCAGTGGTGGCAGTAGCAGTAGCGGAAGTGGAAGCAAAACTCCGGGGTCTAGTGAATCGGGACAGAAAGAACGACCTGGTACATCATCAGCAAAAGGCGAAGGTAAAAGCGCCGGGAAAAGTAGTCCAGTTGATGCTAAAAATTCGACTGAGTACATGGTCAAGCACAGCTCTGATGGCATGAAAATAACGATAAATAAAACGCGCGCTAAAGATTCCAAGGCGGGAAACATGAAAGTGTCCTCTGGTGTTGTTGGATCGGTTGGATCAGCAGTCTCTTCATCTTCAGCACCGTCAGCATCCTCATCATCAGGCAACGGGTCACCTAAAACACACACGGGATTGAAACCTGGTGTCAATTCAGGACCAGCGTCCAAGAAACCCCAGTCGCAGTCGTCATCGAAAGCTTCCGGGCAGCAGGGTTTGAATGTCGGGAATAAACTGAGCGCCTCGGGTCAAAGAACGTCAATTAAATCTGGATCTGGGTCTAGTTCCGGGAATGTTTTGACCAAAAGCAACACGAAAGCATCAACTGGTTCGCCGAAGATGTCAAGTTCAGGTGCTACGGATCTAAGCAGACGTGATAAGCCAGCGCGTGTTCCTAAGTCCGGTGATAAAAGCAGTTCTAGTTCCGGAACCGGAACAACTGGATCCagtggtaatttatttagcgTCAAATCGGATGTCAGAAAAGCCAGCCCGTCGCCATTGAGAGAAGAGAGCGAAAGTGAACGCGCGTTTAAAATTCTCGCCGCGCATACGTCGATGACAAGTGTGTCAAATTACCCGCCACTTGTTGAAGGTCTTATGAAACAACTTGAcaccaattttcaaattccaaAATTATCTGCGCGCGCCAATGCCTCCAGTGATTCggataaaaaatcatcagacAAATTGACATCCGTAGGAATTGTCGCTGATCAAACTGGCGGTAATAAGGACTCGCTGTCATCAAAAGATCAGAAAAATTTGTCAGCATCCAGTAATCAGAAATCATCAGATATTTTGGATTCAAATTCCATAAGACGTGACATCGTCCAAGCAAAGCCAGACAATTTATCAACAACAGCACTGCCGATGTTGAACTTGACAGCCGCTATGGATCCGTCGCTGATTTTACCATCGCCTTCTTCATCAGCAGCAATCAGTAGCGCGCATGAAGACACGCCGACAAATTTGTCAATGCAGTCATCAGACAATGAGCGCGATTGCAAAGATTTATCAATCACTCGGTCCAGCtctcaatttataaaaacgcTGCCGTCAATTGCTGGCACTGGTTCTGTTACTGAAGACTCTGTAAGTGTCGATACCACGGACTCCAAGTCGACATTCTCGTCGATAAATTCGAGTACCACTGCCACGAGCTCGGAAAGTTTGAATTTGTGCACAAAACCAGCGGATGTTGCTCTGAATAAATACAACAAATTGGACGAGCGCAAAGTCATTGACAGCAAGACAAGTGGGAGAACATCGACACCACCTTTGACGTCCAGCGCAGCGGGTGATGTCACGAACGTGAAAGCTGGTGCAGGACAGCTAGAAGTCGGGGAAATGCTGCTGGATTTCTCGACACCTAAAGACATCAATAAGATAACGAGCGTTGCAGGTATTGCTGATAGATCCATCAATTTACAATCAGTTTCGGTTTGCAGGAATACGCCGCCACCCCCACCCCCACCTccgccaccaccaccacctGCCTTCCCGCCCAGTCCTTCGGTTAGTGTTCATATCGTTAAGAGCCCGGCACCTTCTCCGAGAGTTATTCCTCCATCTCCTCACTCTGTTGCCTCTCCTTGCATTACTGATGATGAACTCATGGATGAGGCTCTTGTTGGTTTGGGTAAATGA